The DNA segment CCGCGATTTCAGAAGACCACCAGTACATTTTCTTCTTGGGAGGAATTGGTCTGGCGCGAGGCATAGCTGCATCGCATATTTGCGACAGAGTCTCCCGGAACCAGTTGGCTTCATCATCTACATGCGGAAGGCTTTCCGGGCTTGATGCCCAAGCATGGACGATGGCCACTTCCTCTAGTGCTTCGCGGTCCAGGCGGTTTAATACCCAACGGGGACCGGCGCCACATATATTGGTCCAGCGCGTGGTATCCAGTGTTGCGGAGACGTCGTATCGGATATACCGATGGTCTGACAGAGTCTCCACATTCACTATAACCCTCCAGCCCTGGACACGGGGCTCCAGTGCGGGACTTGCGAACGTGACATCCACAATGGAACCCCCATTGTGACGCACACAAGTCCATTCTGACCCCCGGTTGAGAACAGAAAGTCCCACCTGGGCAAGCCAATCCTCCATAGGCTCAGCACGCTCATTGCGCACCGGGGATCCCCACGCCTCTGATTTCCCGTTCAGGTCTCCTGCCACAATGACTGGGTATGGTCGACTTTGCAGAACCAGTGATCCTAGCTCCGCGAGGAAATGTTCAAAGTCCGCCACATTCCTGTTGGGCGAGAAATAGCATCCAATGATCACTATTCCGCCCAACAGTGCCGCCACGCATCCCCTTCCCTTTGTTACCTTTTCAAAAGGAGGGGAGCCAACGGCACCCCGCGATACCAGGGCCACCGTTCCATCCCGGTCCGAGACCCAGTCTGGAGGCACATAGTATGGCTCGGACACCACCGCCAAGTGTATCAGCCACTGCGCCATGCTCTGGTACAGTAAGTCCTGAGCGCTTTCACAGTGGTTGATATTCGCCTGGAGAACTCTGAGGGCCATCTAGCTGGACATTGTTTCTTCCACCGCCGCTGCAGCTTCAGTATTAGCCGAGGCACTGGTAGGCAGCGGTTGTGTGGCCGCCAAGGTCTTCTTCCGCTGTTTCTTCGAGGGAGGAACGCAGGCTTTACCACCCACCCTGTGGTTGGCCGGTTTACCAGCGGCACTGCATATGGAGCAGTGAGGGTCGGCATTGCAGGTGCTGGCCTTGTGGCCAGGCTGCCCACAGCGGTAGCAAGTGTTACTGCGGTCCACCTCCGACTGGCAACAGACGCCAACGTGTCCTGCCTCAAGGCAACGGTAGCACCGCATTGTCTTCGGTGGCTGCAGTTTTACCGAGGCTGACGTCCAACCAATCCTGAGGTGTTTAGCATTGTTGATTTTTTGAGCAGCAGCGACGGGACAGCTAGCCCACACACTGCCCGTGGTAGAAGGTCCCATACGTAACTCTCCTACTTTTATTTGCTCTTTAGGGCATCCTCCGACAAGGGCAATTGCCTCAACCACCTCTTCCGAGGTTGAAGAGTCATCCAGACCGTATATGCGTAGACTCGCACACTTTGTGGGCCTAGACACTTTTACAGTCTCAGATCCTATAACTTTTTCGATCTCTGCTGCCAAAGCGTCGGCAGCGGGCTTGCTTGAAATTCCCGGAATTTCAAGGATGCGGGCACCCGTGGCTGCATTCCTAATCCGCATCCCTGAAACTCCTAGGCTAGAGAGATCGATCTTGGACTTCGCCTCAGTTAGGACTTTGGCGTAGGTCATTCCCCTGCCCGCCGCTTCCGGCTGTAAGGTTACAACCACGGCCTGAGACCGTGGAGGTCTTAGTTTAATCTTCGGGGGTTCCCTAGAAGGCGCTTTAGTGGACGCTGCCACTGTCGCCCGTTTCTTGGTTCCACGCTTAACAACAGTAGTCCAAGTCTCCCCGCTCCTATTTGGCCGAACGGGTTGTGAGGGTGAGTCTTGGTCCACTGGTGCTGTCACATTGGGTGCCACATTTGGTGCGGGCCTACTAGGTTTCTTGCCTCTTTTTCTTTTGGCCTTCTTTTTCTTGTGGCTTGGTCCGGGTTGTTGAGCCACTATACCGCCTTTTGGTGTCTGGATCTGCTTCTTTGCAGCCTCCGCCTTCTTTTTATCTGCAGCTAAAGGAGGGCGCATCGGAGGAGCGGGTGGCAGACGCGACTCTAATGAGGAGAGCTTGGCATCCACCATGTTCCCCACCTCCAGCATTATAGCACGCGCAAACTCGGCGAATTCTGGTCTCACCCGCTCCGCCGGCGGCCCAGCCCGGCTGGGTTGGCTTGGTTGTACCGTCCGTGGCGGTGAAACCTGACGTGCCTCATCAATTTGCCTAGGGCCTACCGAGGGAACAGGGGAGGGGGATCGGCGTCCATTCGCTGCTTCGAAGCCGGAGCGAAGAGTCTGGAACTCCCTTCGCAGGTCCGCTTGTTCCGCTCTGAGTGCCTCGTTCTCCCTTCTCAGGCGCTCGACCTCGGACTGCAGGCGATTATTATCAGCCTGTAGTTTAGCCACCTCTTCGTTTGTAGTCCGAACACTAAGAGTTTTCACAGCCGTGGAAATTGCCTCGACGGAATCTTTTATCGCCCGCACAAAGGTGCCCTTTAGGTTTCGGGACTTTTTCCCCACGTCCATGATAACATCCAAGTTATTGGCTATAACTGTCTGCAAGTCAGCAGACAGCCTATTATCGCCATCCCCAAGTGTTTGGGAGATGGCCTGATCCAACCGGGAAAACGACTCTCTGGCTTTCAGAGAATGGTTTGCAACCTCTTCTTCCAAGCGGAGCCGTAATTCTTTCTCCTTGGCTGCCGCGAGTTCAGCTTTGGCCTTTGCTAAGCCAACATATTGGCCAGTGGTAGGCGGCCTGCCTCGGCCCCTTTTGGGTGTGCCAATCTTGTTAGGCACACCGCTCGGGCTTCCTCCTGAGCCGCTTCCAGAGTCGAAGACCGCAGATCGTTTACGTTTTTGGGACCTACTCTGCCAATATTTGCCAGAGGGACCCACTCTCTCCTCGTCTGCAGTGCTCTCCGCGCTGTCTGTAGATTCCGCAGACTCTAGCATGACCACACTAGCCTCGCTTACATGGGCGGGAGACTCGAGCGATCGACCCCTGCCGCTTCGGATCGATCCCTCAGAGACCCCGTCCCTTTTTCCTCCCTTTTTGGCGCGAGCGCCTTGGCCAGAGCCCTGAACCGATTCCGGGGTGGTGGAACCCGGTCTCAGTCTAGTTTGCTCCGCGGGCTTTCCGCCCGCTTTAGTGCCCAAAGTGTGTGCCTTAGCACAATGTTCATAACTACTACTCCTACTACTCTCCTCTCCCTCCTCAACCTCAAAACTTAACCTACTTAAACTACGCCTCCTACTATCTACAACTTCGTCTTCATCTTTGTTGGATTGTTGCATGTTTAGATCCCACGAGTatgaacattttaaaatatcccTAATACACCTGGAGTGCGGGACTTCTCCAGGGTTGGTCGTTAACGACGGAGATACTCCCCCGCCTCCTACCCTTGCGAGTAGGAGCCTGACGCCACGCTAGACCCGTAGGTACCACAACGCCAGTAACTTGAGGATTTTTATTGAGGTTTTCTCCTCTTGAGCCGGCCGATTAAGGCAAGCTCCCTGGTCCCAGGCCGCGAGACATGACCACGTCACCTTGGGATAACAGGTTTGCCGGCGGTGGCTTGTAGAAAAGCCTGTCTAGCAGCCTGTGAATTCACAGACCTAAGACCCGCCGCCCGTGGTTTTTGAAAAGGTTGTCTCATCAGTGCAGATAGGTGCTCCGGGATCTCCAGGGGAACGCACCGGAGTCACCTCGCACTGTGCCGCAGCTCTTCTCCGGGAGACTCAAGGTCTCCCCACTCCTTCACAGCCTGCGCGGCTGTACATGGCCACATGCACAGCCGCTCTTCCCGGGGCCGCTATTATGCGGCGGCTCGGACCCCCGTCCTCACCGCCCACAGCCCCTAACCTTCTTTTGGTCGCCTTCTACGACGGGCAGGAGATACCGTAGCCTTATTCTTACTCCCGGGCTACAGGGACGCGACGGGCTCACCTGGCTTGAGCCCTTCGCCGTCGCCTCCGAGCTGGATCGGCCCTCTCCCGATCTCGCTCTGCGGCCTCTTTCTGGACCATGACGGTCTCAGAGAACGAGACCACGGCCTTCCAACACTCCTTGCCTCGAGTCATGGCTGCCACCACTGAGGGCAGTGACAGATCCGGCCCGATCCTGTTAGCCAGGATCTGCCTTTCGGACTCCCACGCTGGGCACACTGCAAGTGTGTGCTGCGCGGAGTCCAGGCTGCCTTCACAGTGGTGACACGACGGTGCAACCTCACGCCCTATCCGGTGCAGGTACTCACCGAAGCAACCGTGCCCGGTCAGCACCTGCGTCAGACGATACGTGAGGTTGCCCGGTCGTTGCATCCATGCGTCGAAGCACGGAAGTACGGCTGCGACAGCTCGCTGCCGACAACTTCTCGGCTCTTCCAACCGCTCCCGCCAGTGCTCCAGAGCGACCTGGTGCTCGTATCGCCGGACGGCTGATGCCGGCTCCGCATCGGCAACTTCCACATTGTGTAGTCGCTGGTACACTCGAGCGTCCATTTCCGCCAAGATGTCGAGTGGCGGAAAGCGACCCAACAAAGTCGCCGCATCGTACGATATCGTGCGATATCCGCGAACAACGCGGATGGCCATCTTACGTTGGACGCTGTTGAGCAGCGCTCGGTTGCGTCGAACACCCGTCAGTCTCTTCGACCAGACAGGTGCTCCGTAGAGGGCCATGGATCGCACGACTCCCGTAAAGAGGCGGCGGACTCCTTCGCGAGgaccccccagattcggaagcaGCCCGTGCAAAGCACCAGCTACTTTTTGTATCCGGGGGGCTAACCTTTTGAAGTGTTCCTCGAATGACCAGCGACTATCCAGGACTAGGCCGAGGTAGCGCATATGCCGTCCTATGGCGATACGAGCATCACCAACTTGCACCGCTAGGTCAGGTGGTTCCTTACTCCTAGGCAGTTTGTGGAACCACAGCGCCTCGGTCTTGTGTGGCGCTGTTTTGAGACCCAGCTGGTGGATCTTGCCAATCACTCTGGCCACAGCATCCTCCGCTCTTGGTATAGCCTCCTCGAAGGAGGCCCCGTTAGCAACCACCAGTGTGTCGTCGGCGTAAcacactgtgctaacgccgtctGGGAGCTCAACTCGCAAGACCGCAtcgtatgccaagttccacagcagtgGGCCCAACACCGAcccctgtggaactccgcaactgacgTCCCTCCGCGAAAACATACCCTCTCTGCCCGGGTACTTGATATACCTGTTCGATAGGTATGACCCGACTATTCGCTGCAGGTAGGAAGGCAATTGGTGGTACGCAAGAGCCTCCCTAATGGTTCCCCAAGGGATGGAGTTGAACGCATTAACTATGTCTAGGCTAATAGCCAGCGCAACTCCCCCTTGGTTCACagcctgctccgacagtgagcGAACGCGAAGTATCGCATCCACTGTCGATCGCGCAATTCGGAAGCCGTACTGACTATCCGAAAGGTCGGGACCATCCCGTCTCAGGTGTGCCTGGATGCGATCGGCGATGACTCGCTCAAAGAGCTTGCCAGCCTCGTCCAGCAGACAGATGGGTCGGTACGCAGAGGGAGAGTCTGCGGGCCTGCCTTCCTTCTTCAGTAGCACCAGCGTGGCCTCCTTCCAGTCGGTGGGGAACTCGCCGTCACTCAGGCAGCGGTTCAGCAGACAGATGAACTGTCTGAATAAACCAGCCCTGAGCGCCAGCACCCACACACGTCCTGGTATGCCATCGGGGCCGGGAGCGGTGTTCCGCGCTCCGAGACGCCTGACTGCTCGTTCCAGCTCCGGATCCTTCACTCCTAACTCATCAGACCACGTGGTCGGGTCTAACGGGAGAGGGTCTTGTTGACCTTCCTGGGCCCTGGGAAACAGTGTGCTGACCACCGTCTCTACCAGAGCGGGTTCCAGGGTTTCGGTCAACGGAGGGACCCACGGACGCAGCCTGCCCAGTACTGATTTGTATGGTCGGCCCCATGGATCCCTGTTGAGACCCTCCAGGAGCTCCTTCCAGGACCGAGCCTTCGCATCTGCAATCGCGAAACGAAGCGCGTTTTTGGCCTCCCGATAAGCGTCATAGGCGGTACTCTTTTCGGCCTCCGTTGCCTGGCGTCTTCTCCGTGCTCGGGTGTACTGGCGTCGACTGCGGAGACAAACCGCGTGCAGCTGCGCGATTTCCTCTGACCACCAGTACGCCCCTCTTCGCGTGGATGGCTTGGCCCGGGGCATTGACGCGTCACAGATGGACCTCATCGTTTCCCGGAACCAATTGGCCTCCTCTTCTACCCTGACGCCTTCGGCTGGTCTTCCCGCCCATGACGCTACCGTTGCAGCAGCAACTAGGCTATCTCGGTCCAGCGATTTTAATGCCCAGCGGCGTTGTGCAGTGTCCGTGCGGATGGTATGGCCAGCTGGCCGGAGGTTCACCTCAAACACGACGTGTCGATGGTCCGACAGGGTTACCATCTCCTCAGATACCCTCCATCCAGACACAAGACGTGCAGCAGGAGGAGTTGCCCATGAAAGATCCACGATCGACTCCCCCTGCCACCGCACGCACGTGGGCACGGACCCCCGGTTTAAGAGCCGTAGGTCGAGCCCAGCAGCCCATTCCAGCACTGAGTCTCCCTTAGCGTCGTCTGCCTCCCCGCCCCAGGCTCTAGAGTGGGCGTTGAAATCGCCCAGGACAAGCACGGGGCGAGGCAAGCATCTGCGAACACACAGCGCTACCGCATCCAGGTGAGACTCATACTCTGCACGGGGACTGTTGGGGGACAGGTAGCAGCCCACTACCGCCATAGGGCCCAGCTGAACCGCCACGAAGCGCAAGCCCCGCTCGAGGAGAGTGCACGGGGGGTCACCCGATCCACCGCACCAATAAACGGCGACGAATCCTCCGGTATCGCCGAACCAACGGGGGTGATTTGGCACTCGGTAAGGATCCGACGCGACTGCCATGGCAACCGAACGCTCCGCCAGAGTATGCAGGAACAAGTCCTGTGACTCTCGGCAGTGATTCAGGTTGCCTTGCAACAAGTTTATGGCTGCGAATGGGAAACCTCCATTGCCTCCCTCGGGCCCGTGTTGCCCGTTGGAACCGGCAAGCTGGCTGGGACCGGTTCATCGGCTCGGGGATTGGCAGGCAAGGCCTGCGGCTTCTTTTTACGGCCCTTTGGAGTAGTGCATCTCTTGCTGCCTAGCCGGTGGTCTGATGGCCTACCGAGGTCGGCACAAAGAGGGCATTTCGGCCTATCCGCCCTGCACTGGTTTGCGCGATGACCGGTCTCCCCACAAGTGTAGCACCTGTCGCTCCTGTCAACAGAGTTGGGGCACTGGCGGCGGACGTGGCCAGTCTCGAGGCAGCGGTAGCACTGCATTGGTCTGGCCGCCAGGACCTCAACTCTCGCCGATGCCCACCCCACGCGGATGCGCTTCGCTGCTGCCAGCTTGCGCACCGCAGAGAGCGGGCACCAGACCCACGCCGAATTCAAACCCGACCGTGCTTGTCGGATCTCGCCCACCTTGATGTCGGCAGCCTGGCACTCTCCCGCATTCGCAATCGCCGCGGCCAACTGAACAGGCGAGATTGCCTCATCCAGATCCATGACGCGCACCTCACCCGTCTTGAAAGGGCGCGCGATATGAACCGGCATGTCGGCTAAGGCCTCCCTCATTTTTGCGGCAAGATCCTCCGCATGCTTCGAGCATTCTGCGCCAGAAACCTCTAGGACGAGGCCCCCAGTCACGGCTCGCTTCATGCGGACGGTGCTTATGCCGCAGTCACTCAGGCGCACACGCTCCTTCGCTGCTGCCATGACAGCAGCGTATGTGACGTCTGCGCCCTCCCGAATTGTGACGGCAATAGCTGCCGATGAGGGAGGCTTCGCCGGAACCACCTTCTTCGTCTGTGCCGGCCGCTGCGATGCAGTGACTGCTACTTTCGGCTTCTGGGCTTTCCTGCTCACTACGGTGGCCCAGGTGCTTCCTCCCGCTGCCGGAGTAGCAGAAGAAGGCACTGGTTGTGACCGAGCCACCGGAGCTGGGGTCTCCACAACCcctttcttcctcttcctcttcctttttttggCCTTAGGCCTGGGCTGTGTCCCTGGGACTGCCCCAACTGCTGGCCTATTGTGCCCGGCTGACGGTGTGGAGCCGGAACGAGGTGGGGTATTTGGAGCGGAAGCGATGGACGCAACTGCCGCCAGTTTCTTGTCCATCAAGCTCCCAATGCGCTCCATCAGGCGCCGCTCCCAATCTCCCGAAGGTTCGGGGGAAGGCCTGACAGGCGAAACCGGCGCTGCGACCTGGTCCTGGGTCTGCCGGAGTGTTGCCACCTCCTTGGCCAAGTCCTCCAGCCTCGAGCTGAGGGCGGCTACCTGAGAGCGCAGCTCTGCGTTCTCCCGCTCCAGCCTCTCCTCGTTCCGGCCCGACACCGTGCGTTCAACCAGCTCTGTGGTGGCTGCCTGCACCTGTCTCGCGGCAAGGCGAAGACTGTGGACGAAGGTGCCCTTCAAATTTCTCGACCTGTCGGCAACCCCTTCGACAGTGGACAGCTGAGCTGCAATAAAAGCATTCAGATCAGCTGTCGGTCGTCCCTGCATTTCTGCCAACAGGTCATCCACCTTTGGTAGTGCGGCCTTCGCCCTGGTGTTGGAGGGGGTGAGAGATTGGCCAAGAATCTCATCGTCCTCCCCACTTCCTTCCCTAACCGAGCGCCTTAGCACTCGGCGTTTTGAACCCGGCGGGCTGTTATTGGCTCCCGGGTTCCCCCTTTTCCTGGGCCGTTTAGACACGACGTCCGATGATGTCATTGAGATAAATGACACCACCGACGACGTGTCCGACCCGACACTGTCTCTGCGCTGAGACGTGCGCTCAAATGGGCGCGCAAATTCATTGTCACAAATTGACACACTATTACCAATTGACACATTATCACAacttttttttcctaaatcaCAAAGGTGCAAATTGCCCCCCCCCAGAATACGAGGGGCAGCCCGATAACTTGCCCAAGTGATCTATGACATATACTTctgaaaacattattttttctgtgttatttatattttttttggattttattgttgttttttgtatttaattaagtatttaatcatattaaaattattttgacaATTGTACTGAACTGGGCTCATCAAGCCCGACAGATTGAGCCCAATCTCGGGTGATTTTGGACCATAGAATCCAAAGTTAACAAAACGGCGGCCATTttggacgccattttgaatttcCTTGGATTGAAGTAACTCCTGACAGAATACTCGTATTGAGCTGCGGTTTTCTTTGTTATAGCTGATCCCTCATactctataatattttatactttttgactctacatagagcaactttttttatttagagaTTGCACAAGATTCGGATTGGTACCACTGACCCATACTTTCTGGCCAAAACCGCGTTGCTCTGGGACATCTGGATCCGGAGTTATAGGTATTTGAATTTtctggcagccattttgtccGCCATATTGGAAATCTTAAAATCGCTTTATCTCCGGAACCCGACATCCAATCTCGGCGCGGTTTTTGGGCCTACACTCGGGTGGGCCAGGGCTGCTTTACAGAATATAGACCCTGACTCTACATAGAgtttttgcatattttaaattaaaagtgttAATTAAGTTTTCGGTTTTTATATGGATACAGAGCTTTATTGAGCCCTGATTAATTGACCTAGAGTCAGTATTACTCACTCTACAAGagttttatttagatttaatttaattcttttgtTCTTCTCTGATTTGTCAACTATTATAAGTTGGCAAACGATCCTTTCTGCTAAAGAGAGCAAAGACtctacattataaaattattgtttgtccatattttgattgacgtgttaaaaactgtttattattattcactgTAATAAACTTTGCTctacattttattgttattcataaattttacaacTTATACAAACTTAATTGGCCATGCTAACTTTCTGAACAAGAATGGAATGCTTAAAACCGTTTCGAGGAATATGCTTTCTGTGCAATTTCTAGTtatcagattttaaattaagtctgtattttttaaattattcaataaaaactaatgACCTTAATTTGCCCTTTCTACGACGCCACATAAGCATAATGCACAGAAAAGTACTCTGTGGCATTTGCCTACAAAAAAAGTAAATGCCAAATGCAAACGTCGCAAACGTCATGTGCGTTGATTTCTCTTTGTCGTTTGTTACAGAGAGGTTAGAATTAGAAAaactgttttaatttatttgttgtggTTTTGAAACTCtacgtataaataataaaccagTGGATTCTACAACTACGATGGCGACAAGAACGACTGATTTCGAAAAAGCTGACTCTAGAAATTTGCCTGAAGTTAACAATGTTATGATTTTAGAGTTCATGACAAATTCCAGCAACCATAACATTGCTGAAATCAGAGGAGCCAAGGCTCTcatgtaagtaaaatattttcctaacTAAGTGGTAGACATTGTGTGACTGTTAGTGACAGAACTAATACTAGGTATTCATCatcatattttgtatttttaggtCATCACGGGATAGTTACTTGTC comes from the Plutella xylostella chromosome 9, ilPluXylo3.1, whole genome shotgun sequence genome and includes:
- the LOC125488949 gene encoding uncharacterized protein LOC125488949; amino-acid sequence: MQQSNKDEDEVVDSRRRSLSRLSFEVEEGEESSRSSSYEHCAKAHTLGTKAGGKPAEQTRLRPGSTTPESVQGSGQGARAKKGGKRDGVSEGSIRSGRGRSLESPAHVSEASVVMLESAESTDSAESTADEERVGPSGKYWQSRSQKRKRSAVFDSGSGSGGSPSGVPNKIGTPKRGRGRPPTTGQYVGLAKAKAELAAAKEKELRLRLEEEVANHSLKARESFSRLDQAISQTLGDGDNRLSADLQTVIANNLDVIMDVGKKSRNLKGTFVRAIKDSVEAISTAVKTLSVRTTNEEVAKLQADNNRLQSEVERLRRENEALRAEQADLRREFQTLRSGFEAANGRRSPSPVPSVGPRQIDEARQVSPPRTVQPSQPSRAGPPAERVRPEFAEFARAIMLEVGNMVDAKLSSLESRLPPAPPMRPPLAADKKKAEAAKKQIQTPKGGIVAQQPGPSHKKKKAKRKRGKKPSRPAPNVAPNVTAPVDQDSPSQPVRPNRSGETWTTVVKRGTKKRATVAASTKAPSREPPKIKLRPPRSQAVVVTLQPEAAGRGMTYAKVLTEAKSKIDLSSLGVSGMRIRNAATGARILEIPGISSKPAADALAAEIEKVIGSETVKVSRPTKCASLRIYGLDDSSTSEEVVEAIALVGGCPKEQIKVGELRMGPSTTGSVWASCPVAAAQKINNAKHLRIGWTSASVKLQPPKTMRCYRCLEAGHVGVCCQSEVDRSNTCYRCGQPGHKASTCNADPHCSICSAAGKPANHRVGGKACVPPSKKQRKKTLAATQPLPTSASANTEAAAAVEETMSS
- the LOC125488950 gene encoding uncharacterized protein LOC125488950, giving the protein MTSSDVVSKRPRKRGNPGANNSPPGSKRRVLRRSVREGSGEDDEILGQSLTPSNTRAKAALPKVDDLLAEMQGRPTADLNAFIAAQLSTVEGVADRSRNLKGTFVHSLRLAARQVQAATTELVERTVSGRNEERLERENAELRSQVAALSSRLEDLAKEVATLRQTQDQVAAPVSPVRPSPEPSGDWERRLMERIGSLMDKKLAAVASIASAPNTPPRSGSTPSAGHNRPAVGAVPGTQPRPKAKKRKRKRKKGVVETPAPVARSQPVPSSATPAAGGSTWATVVSRKAQKPKVAVTASQRPAQTKKVVPAKPPSSAAIAVTIREGADVTYAAVMAAAKERVRLSDCGISTVRMKRAVTGGLVLEVSGAECSKHAEDLAAKMREALADMPVHIARPFKTGEVRVMDLDEAISPVQLAAAIANAGECQAADIKVGEIRQARSGLNSAWVWCPLSAVRKLAAAKRIRVGWASARVEVLAARPMQCYRCLETGHVRRQCPNSVDRSDRCYTCGETGHRANQCRADRPKCPLCADLGRPSDHRLGSKRCTTPKGRKKKPQALPANPRADEPVPASLPVPTGNTGPREAMEVSHSQP